One region of Thermus albus genomic DNA includes:
- a CDS encoding class II fructose-bisphosphate aldolase — protein sequence MLATLREVLPEKGRAVGAFDVVGLEWAEAILEGAETLGLPVILSVAPHLGGPPLEALAPGLVHLADGAKVPVALHLDHGESLQEVVRALKLGFTSVMLDGSHLPLEENIRLTRLAVEVARAYGATVEGEVGAVPGSYGGEVSHEPVAYTDPLEARRYLAETRVDALAVSIGTRHGLHKGPVRLNLPLLEELGQLPVPLVLHGASGLRPEEYRALVDRGIRKINLYADLAIEAASLLKKVEAEDYLGLVAGMKEGLRDLAMARMRLWWGS from the coding sequence ATGCTGGCCACTTTGCGGGAGGTTTTGCCGGAGAAGGGCCGGGCGGTGGGGGCCTTTGACGTGGTGGGCCTGGAGTGGGCCGAGGCCATCCTGGAGGGAGCGGAAACCTTAGGCCTTCCCGTAATCCTAAGCGTGGCTCCGCATCTCGGGGGGCCGCCCTTGGAGGCCTTAGCCCCAGGGCTTGTCCATCTGGCCGATGGGGCCAAGGTGCCCGTGGCCCTGCACCTGGACCACGGGGAGAGCCTTCAGGAGGTGGTGCGGGCCCTAAAGCTGGGCTTCACCAGCGTGATGCTGGATGGAAGCCACCTTCCCCTGGAGGAGAACATTCGCCTGACCCGCCTGGCGGTGGAGGTGGCCCGGGCCTATGGGGCCACGGTGGAGGGGGAGGTGGGGGCGGTGCCGGGAAGCTACGGGGGGGAAGTTTCCCACGAGCCCGTGGCCTACACCGACCCCCTGGAGGCCAGGCGCTACTTGGCGGAAACCCGCGTGGACGCTTTGGCGGTGAGCATCGGCACCCGCCACGGCCTCCACAAAGGGCCGGTGCGCCTCAACTTGCCCCTTTTGGAGGAGTTAGGCCAGCTACCCGTTCCCCTGGTCCTGCACGGGGCCTCGGGCCTAAGGCCGGAGGAGTACCGGGCCTTGGTGGACCGGGGGATCCGCAAGATCAACCTGTATGCCGACCTGGCCATCGAGGCGGCCTCCCTTCTCAAGAAGGTGGAGGCGGAGGACTATTTGGGCCTGGTAGCGGGCATGAAGGAGGGCCTCAGGGATTTGGCCATGGCGAGGATGCGCCTATGGTGGGGAAGCTGA
- the tkt gene encoding transketolase, translating to MTETKDLTSLSVNAIRFLAIDAVEKAKSGHPGMPMAMAPLAYLLYREVMRHNPLNPTWPNRDRFVLSAGHGSMLLYAVLHLTGYDLSLDEIKRFRQWGSKTPGHPEYGHTPGVEVTTGPLGQGISTAVGMALAERKLAAEFNRPGHQVVDHHTYVLASDGDLMEGISGEASSLAGTWKLSKLIVFWDDNHISIDGSTDLAFTEDVLARYRAYGWHTLRVEDANDLEALRHAIRLAQLDERPSLIAVRSHIGYGSPKQDSHKAHGEPLGLEAVEATRKNLGWPYPPFEVPEEVYRHMDMREQGRAWQEAWEGLMEAYAKAYPDLHQELVRRLKGELPSLPEEPPAFDKPVATRAASGKALDAIAPRMPELLGGSADLTPSNNTQAQGMADFSPQNPTGRYIHYGVREHGMGAILNGLNLHGGYRAYGGTFLVFSDYMRPAIRLAALMGTPTVFVFTHDTIALGEDGPTHQPVEHLMSLRAIPNLWVIRPADAYETFYAWQVALKRKEGPTALILTRQAVPLLSPEKAQGVLKGGYVVDDAENPEGVIVATGSEVHLALKAKALLAERGRRVRVVSLPSFELFAAQPEAYRQSVLPPGLPTVAVEAGATLGWERYAHKVVGLDRFGASAPYPEVYEKLGFTPERVAEALESLL from the coding sequence ATGACCGAGACCAAGGACCTCACCAGCCTTTCGGTGAACGCCATCCGGTTTTTGGCCATAGACGCCGTGGAGAAGGCCAAAAGCGGCCACCCCGGCATGCCCATGGCCATGGCTCCTCTGGCCTATCTCCTGTACCGGGAGGTCATGCGCCACAATCCCCTGAACCCCACCTGGCCTAACCGGGACCGCTTTGTGCTGTCCGCGGGCCATGGTTCCATGCTCCTGTATGCCGTTTTGCACCTCACGGGCTATGACCTTTCCCTGGATGAGATCAAGCGCTTCCGCCAGTGGGGCTCCAAAACCCCGGGCCACCCCGAGTACGGCCACACCCCTGGGGTGGAGGTGACCACGGGGCCCTTGGGCCAGGGCATATCCACCGCTGTGGGCATGGCCTTGGCGGAGAGGAAACTGGCCGCGGAGTTCAACCGCCCAGGGCACCAGGTGGTGGACCACCACACCTATGTCTTGGCGTCAGATGGGGACTTGATGGAGGGGATCTCCGGCGAGGCCAGCTCCCTGGCAGGGACCTGGAAGCTATCCAAGCTCATCGTTTTCTGGGACGACAACCACATTTCCATTGACGGCTCCACGGACCTGGCCTTCACCGAGGACGTCCTGGCCCGCTACCGGGCCTACGGGTGGCATACCCTGCGGGTGGAGGACGCCAACGACCTCGAGGCCCTCCGTCACGCCATCCGCCTGGCCCAGCTGGACGAAAGGCCCTCCCTCATCGCCGTTCGCAGCCACATTGGCTATGGCTCTCCCAAGCAGGACTCCCACAAGGCCCACGGGGAGCCCTTGGGCCTCGAGGCGGTGGAAGCCACCCGCAAGAACCTGGGCTGGCCCTATCCGCCCTTTGAGGTGCCCGAGGAGGTCTACCGGCACATGGACATGCGGGAACAGGGAAGGGCCTGGCAGGAGGCTTGGGAGGGGCTCATGGAAGCCTACGCAAAGGCCTATCCTGACCTCCACCAGGAGCTCGTGCGCCGCCTAAAGGGGGAACTTCCTTCCTTGCCCGAGGAACCCCCCGCCTTTGACAAGCCCGTGGCCACCCGGGCCGCAAGCGGCAAGGCCCTGGACGCCATCGCTCCCCGGATGCCGGAACTCCTTGGGGGTAGCGCCGACCTTACCCCTTCCAATAACACCCAAGCCCAGGGCATGGCGGATTTCTCCCCGCAAAATCCTACCGGGCGCTACATCCACTACGGGGTGCGGGAGCACGGCATGGGGGCCATCCTAAACGGCCTCAACCTTCATGGGGGCTATAGGGCGTATGGGGGCACTTTCCTAGTTTTCTCCGACTACATGCGCCCGGCCATTCGCCTGGCGGCCCTCATGGGCACCCCCACGGTCTTCGTTTTCACCCACGACACCATCGCCCTGGGTGAGGACGGCCCCACCCACCAGCCGGTGGAACACCTCATGAGCCTTAGGGCCATCCCCAACCTCTGGGTGATTCGGCCGGCCGACGCTTACGAAACCTTTTATGCCTGGCAGGTGGCCCTAAAGCGCAAGGAAGGACCCACGGCCCTCATCCTTACCCGGCAGGCGGTGCCCCTCCTTTCCCCGGAGAAGGCCCAAGGGGTTCTAAAGGGTGGGTATGTGGTAGACGATGCGGAGAACCCCGAGGGGGTCATCGTGGCCACGGGAAGCGAGGTGCACTTGGCCCTCAAGGCCAAGGCCCTTTTGGCGGAAAGGGGCCGCCGGGTGCGGGTGGTGAGCCTGCCTTCCTTTGAGCTCTTTGCCGCGCAGCCGGAAGCCTACCGGCAAAGCGTCCTGCCCCCGGGCCTGCCCACGGTGGCCGTGGAAGCTGGGGCCACCTTGGGCTGGGAACGCTACGCCCACAAGGTGGTGGGCCTGGACCGCTTTGGGGCCAGCGCCCCTTACCCTGAGGTCTACGAGAAGCTGGGCTTTACCCCCGAGCGGGTGGCGGAAGCTTTGGAGTCGCTCTTGTGA
- a CDS encoding LysR family transcriptional regulator, whose protein sequence is MLITKNAKLPNPAALRVFVTVVEEGGVGRAALALGITQPAVSQYLRSLEEQVGHPLFERQGRHLVLSRVGEALLPEARRVVQALEEFQRVSQAMGRLELGEVTLGAATTMATYVLPLFLKDFHEAHPGVRIHVESGSSERLAERLRMGEVEFAILEGVEHWEGYERHLFYEDELVLIVPPDHPWAGRDTIPPEWLMEETLIVRKPGSMTWRALERAFEQVGLELNPIFYTDNNEVTKRLVLAGAGVGIVSRVVVQPNLKVGNLRALRLSEPVGEIRRYFWLVHPKSVANPAAQALIALLRS, encoded by the coding sequence ATGTTGATAACTAAGAACGCTAAACTGCCCAACCCCGCTGCATTACGGGTCTTCGTGACGGTGGTGGAGGAAGGAGGCGTGGGCCGGGCGGCTTTGGCCTTGGGCATCACGCAGCCTGCGGTAAGCCAGTACCTGCGAAGCCTGGAGGAGCAGGTAGGCCACCCCCTTTTTGAGCGCCAGGGCCGGCACCTGGTCCTTTCCCGGGTAGGGGAGGCCCTCTTGCCCGAGGCCCGGCGGGTGGTCCAGGCCCTGGAGGAGTTTCAGCGGGTCTCCCAGGCCATGGGCCGGCTGGAGCTGGGGGAGGTCACCTTGGGAGCCGCCACCACCATGGCCACCTACGTCCTCCCCCTGTTCCTAAAGGACTTCCACGAGGCCCATCCGGGAGTACGGATCCACGTGGAAAGCGGCTCCTCCGAACGCCTGGCGGAACGCCTGCGCATGGGGGAGGTGGAGTTCGCCATTTTAGAAGGCGTGGAGCACTGGGAAGGGTATGAGCGCCATCTCTTCTACGAGGACGAGCTGGTCCTCATCGTGCCTCCCGACCACCCTTGGGCCGGGCGGGATACCATACCCCCGGAGTGGCTCATGGAGGAAACCCTTATCGTGCGGAAGCCCGGCTCCATGACCTGGCGGGCCCTGGAGCGGGCCTTTGAACAGGTGGGCCTGGAACTTAACCCCATCTTCTACACCGACAACAACGAGGTGACCAAGCGCCTGGTGCTGGCCGGAGCCGGGGTGGGTATTGTGAGCCGGGTGGTGGTTCAACCCAACCTAAAGGTGGGGAACCTGCGCGCCTTAAGGCTATCCGAGCCCGTGGGGGAGATCCGCCGCTACTTCTGGCTGGTGCACCCCAAGAGCGTGGCCAACCCCGCAGCCCAAGCCCTCATCGCCCTGCTTCGCTCCTAA
- a CDS encoding 2-phosphosulfolactate phosphatase, producing the protein MKFRIDPLPQPGSYPGTAIVVDVIRATTTAALYLRAGAKALVLAPGVEVARSLRQDGEILAGEVGGLPPEGFDLGNSPREVEGVAGKTVVMATTNGTRAAHAALGARHILLGSLQNAQAVAEVAAGSGGEVAIVCAGKEGNIALDDLYTAGVIGRRLQALGFAPEGEMAHLALFWRRTLLCRCSLPARRPRPWWRWGLGRMWRSALGWMPMGWSPASWGCGGKVWCLGYRRRDAGHFAGGFAGEGPGGGGL; encoded by the coding sequence GTGAAGTTTCGGATAGACCCTTTGCCCCAACCTGGCTCGTATCCGGGCACGGCCATTGTGGTGGACGTGATCCGGGCCACCACCACCGCCGCCCTTTACCTAAGGGCGGGGGCTAAGGCCTTGGTCCTGGCTCCGGGGGTGGAGGTGGCCCGCAGTCTTCGCCAGGATGGGGAGATCCTGGCCGGGGAGGTGGGTGGGCTTCCCCCAGAGGGGTTTGACTTGGGCAACTCCCCCCGGGAGGTGGAGGGGGTGGCGGGGAAGACGGTGGTCATGGCCACCACCAACGGCACCCGGGCAGCCCATGCGGCCTTAGGGGCCAGGCATATCCTTCTGGGTTCCTTGCAAAACGCCCAGGCGGTGGCGGAGGTGGCGGCAGGCTCAGGTGGGGAAGTGGCTATCGTCTGTGCGGGCAAGGAGGGCAACATAGCCCTGGATGACCTTTACACGGCTGGGGTCATTGGAAGACGCCTGCAGGCCCTAGGGTTTGCCCCGGAAGGGGAGATGGCCCACCTGGCCCTTTTTTGGCGGAGAACCCTCCTTTGCCGGTGCTCACTGCCAGCGAGGCGGCCAAGGCCCTGGTGGCGGTGGGGCTTGGGGAGGATGTGGCGGAGTGCGCTCGGGTGGATGCCCATGGGGTGGTCCCCCGCTTCTTGGGGATGCGGGGGGAAGGTATGGTGTTTGGGCTATAGGAGGAGGGATGCTGGCCACTTTGCGGGAGGTTTTGCCGGAGAAGGGCCGGGCGGTGGGGGCCTTTGA
- a CDS encoding RNA-guided endonuclease InsQ/TnpB family protein, which translates to MCYAKSKWSSGVTPTLDLAPPDGEVMHIQNSTHKKAFKYRLYPTKPQKRDLEKVLSLCRQLYNAALRERREAYKKAQKTIGFYEQKRYLPEIRAALPEYKLVHSQVLQDVIKRVDRAFQGFFPRVKKGQRAGYPRFKGKGRYDSFTFPQAEVTGVKLQKDGKRVFLHGVGSVKVKLHRPLEGKIKTATVKREGDDWYIIFVCEVEPKPLPESHEAIGIDLGTNPHFLVTSDGEMVEAPRYYQKTQEKLAKVQSELSRKKRGSNRYRKAKRQLAKLHRKIANQRKDFHHKLARRLVNRYGTIVHEDLNINGLSRSYLAKGVLDAGWGQFLQILAYKAAEAGRRVIGVDPKYTSQDCPVCGHREKKPLWVREFKCPSCGTLLHRDVAAAVNILAKAWTGPSATGLYPEPRSLAL; encoded by the coding sequence GTGTGCTACGCTAAAAGCAAATGGTCCAGCGGTGTGACACCCACCCTGGACCTGGCACCACCTGATGGGGAGGTGATGCACATACAGAATAGCACCCACAAGAAGGCTTTCAAGTACCGTCTCTACCCCACCAAACCCCAAAAGCGAGACCTGGAAAAGGTACTTTCCTTGTGCCGTCAGCTTTACAATGCCGCACTTCGGGAACGCAGAGAGGCCTACAAGAAGGCCCAAAAGACCATCGGTTTCTATGAGCAAAAGAGGTACCTTCCAGAGATACGAGCCGCCCTTCCAGAGTACAAACTTGTCCATTCCCAAGTTCTGCAGGATGTGATAAAGAGGGTAGACAGGGCCTTTCAAGGTTTCTTCCCGCGGGTCAAGAAGGGACAAAGGGCTGGTTATCCACGTTTCAAAGGAAAAGGACGCTACGACTCCTTCACCTTTCCCCAAGCTGAAGTTACCGGGGTCAAACTTCAGAAGGACGGCAAACGGGTTTTCCTCCATGGTGTCGGTTCGGTGAAGGTAAAACTTCACCGCCCTTTGGAAGGAAAGATAAAGACAGCTACGGTAAAGAGGGAAGGGGATGACTGGTACATCATCTTCGTCTGTGAGGTTGAACCCAAACCCCTACCCGAAAGCCATGAAGCCATTGGGATAGACTTGGGCACCAACCCTCACTTTCTCGTTACCTCCGACGGGGAGATGGTAGAAGCTCCCCGCTACTACCAGAAGACCCAAGAGAAACTGGCCAAAGTACAAAGCGAGCTTTCCCGAAAGAAAAGGGGTAGTAACCGCTACAGAAAGGCCAAAAGACAGCTTGCCAAACTGCACCGAAAAATCGCCAATCAGAGAAAAGACTTCCACCACAAGCTTGCCAGGAGGCTTGTAAACCGCTATGGCACCATTGTCCATGAGGACTTAAACATAAACGGTTTATCCCGTTCCTACCTTGCCAAAGGGGTACTTGACGCAGGATGGGGACAGTTTCTCCAAATCCTTGCCTACAAAGCGGCGGAGGCTGGTAGGCGGGTCATCGGGGTAGACCCCAAGTACACAAGCCAAGATTGCCCTGTCTGCGGTCACCGGGAGAAGAAGCCCCTGTGGGTCAGGGAGTTTAAATGTCCTTCTTGTGGTACTCTTCTCCATCGTGACGTGGCAGCGGCAGTGAACATCTTGGCTAAGGCCTGGACGGGGCCTTCGGCTACGGGTCTATACCCGGAACCGAGAAGCCTCGCTCTTTAG
- a CDS encoding Dabb family protein: MVEHLIVFNTEASPEEVRRMVQQAREVLLQIPGVCGLRYGEALSPEARYRYWLSVLFEGPEVVEFYRDHPLHVEFANRVFRPMAKDRITTDYLVMTEVPCGT, encoded by the coding sequence ATGGTGGAGCACTTGATCGTGTTTAACACTGAGGCCAGCCCAGAGGAGGTGCGCCGCATGGTGCAGCAGGCGCGGGAGGTCCTGCTGCAGATTCCTGGGGTCTGCGGCCTACGCTATGGGGAGGCCCTTTCCCCGGAGGCCCGCTACCGCTACTGGCTTTCGGTCCTCTTTGAGGGGCCGGAGGTGGTGGAGTTCTACCGGGACCATCCCCTGCACGTGGAGTTCGCCAACCGGGTCTTCCGCCCCATGGCCAAGGACCGGATCACCACCGACTACCTGGTGATGACGGAGGTACCATGCGGCACCTAA
- a CDS encoding phosphate-starvation-inducible PsiE family protein, with protein sequence MKRDAYRVLQVTETVIYLFAGFLIAAGAAVLLLSTLVEGVRHLMEGDYGEVALALLDRVLLALMLAEILYTLLRFAKEGTLEATPFLVIGLIAAIRRILVLTAEAVEKFDLADPAFMAVLAELGLLSLMVVALALAMRLVRSEAGR encoded by the coding sequence ATGAAGCGGGATGCCTACCGGGTCCTCCAGGTTACGGAAACCGTCATCTATCTCTTCGCCGGCTTCCTGATCGCGGCTGGGGCGGCGGTGCTCCTCCTTTCCACCCTGGTGGAGGGGGTTCGCCACCTCATGGAGGGGGACTATGGGGAGGTGGCCCTAGCCCTTTTGGACCGGGTACTCCTGGCCTTGATGTTGGCGGAGATCCTCTACACCCTGCTCCGCTTTGCCAAGGAGGGGACCCTCGAGGCCACCCCCTTTCTGGTCATCGGCCTCATCGCCGCCATCCGCCGCATCCTGGTCCTCACCGCAGAGGCGGTGGAGAAGTTTGACCTGGCGGACCCGGCCTTCATGGCGGTGCTGGCGGAGCTAGGGCTTCTTTCCCTCATGGTGGTGGCCCTTGCCCTAGCCATGCGCCTGGTTAGGAGCGAAGCAGGGCGATGA
- a CDS encoding HAD hydrolase-like protein encodes MVGKLKALLWDLDGTLAETEELHREAFNRAFAHFGLPLYWDQETYARLLWTRGARSALSGPWRKPLERPTSPGRRSPRSTGTRRTFT; translated from the coding sequence ATGGTGGGGAAGCTGAAAGCCCTTCTTTGGGACTTGGATGGCACCTTGGCCGAAACCGAGGAGCTTCACCGCGAGGCCTTTAACCGGGCCTTTGCCCACTTCGGCCTTCCCCTTTACTGGGACCAGGAGACCTACGCCCGCCTCCTTTGGACCAGGGGGGCAAGGAGCGCCTTAAGCGGGCCTTGGAGGAAACCCCTGGAGCGCCCAACCTCACCTGGGAGGAGATCGCCGAGGTCCACCGGTACAAGACGGACCTTTACCTAA
- the glp gene encoding gephyrin-like molybdotransferase Glp, with product MRTGISVEEALTLVLREAQGELSVEEVPLREAYGRVLAQDLASLVNHPDQDDTAVDGYACRREDTLGASWESPVRLRVIGESPAGRPFAGRVGQGEAVAVYTGAPIPQGADAVIRVEDTHREGEYVLLLAPASPKDIRPQGDDLKRGEVYLRRGDLLTPGRLGLAAAMGYPRLKVFRRPRVGILSTGDEVVEPGEPLPFGGVYNSNAYSLLGLVQEAGGEPVLLGKVEDQPDKVLESLEAAGPLDLLLTSGGVSMGEYDVVRKVLEQVGEVVFWKVQQQPGKPLLLARLRGIPVLGLPGNPVSSMVSFFLYGRPFLFQLQRRTDPPYRSLKAKALTPFKGAQDRKAFRRGVLSFEGELVVRSTGNQSSGVLRSMALGNALVALSPGQDAQEGEMVEVIPLTFVL from the coding sequence ATGCGCACGGGCATTAGCGTGGAGGAAGCCTTGACCCTGGTTTTGAGGGAGGCCCAAGGGGAGCTTTCCGTGGAGGAGGTTCCCCTAAGGGAGGCGTATGGCCGGGTTTTGGCGCAGGACTTGGCCTCCTTGGTGAACCACCCTGACCAGGACGATACCGCCGTGGACGGCTATGCCTGCCGGCGAGAGGATACCCTGGGGGCCAGCTGGGAAAGCCCTGTGCGCCTTCGGGTTATCGGGGAATCCCCGGCGGGAAGGCCGTTTGCCGGAAGGGTTGGCCAAGGGGAGGCGGTGGCTGTTTACACCGGAGCCCCCATTCCCCAGGGAGCGGATGCCGTCATCCGGGTGGAGGATACCCATAGGGAGGGGGAATATGTGCTCCTCTTGGCTCCCGCGAGCCCTAAGGACATCCGCCCTCAGGGGGATGACCTAAAAAGGGGAGAGGTGTACCTGCGGCGGGGGGACCTCCTCACCCCGGGGAGGCTGGGCCTGGCGGCGGCCATGGGATATCCGCGCCTAAAGGTATTCCGGCGTCCTCGAGTGGGCATCCTTTCCACGGGGGATGAGGTGGTGGAGCCGGGAGAACCCCTGCCCTTTGGTGGGGTGTACAACTCCAACGCCTATAGCCTTCTCGGCCTGGTACAGGAGGCGGGGGGCGAGCCGGTGCTCCTGGGCAAGGTGGAGGACCAGCCCGATAAGGTTTTGGAAAGTCTGGAGGCGGCAGGGCCTTTGGACCTCCTCCTCACCTCCGGGGGGGTGTCCATGGGGGAGTACGACGTGGTGCGCAAGGTTTTGGAGCAGGTGGGGGAGGTGGTGTTCTGGAAGGTGCAACAACAACCAGGAAAGCCCCTCCTTCTGGCCCGCCTGCGGGGCATCCCCGTCTTGGGGCTTCCGGGAAACCCGGTTTCCAGCATGGTTTCCTTCTTCCTCTACGGCCGGCCCTTCCTCTTCCAGCTCCAGCGCCGCACCGACCCTCCCTACCGCTCCTTGAAGGCCAAGGCCCTCACCCCCTTTAAGGGAGCCCAGGATAGGAAGGCCTTCCGCCGCGGGGTGCTTTCCTTTGAGGGGGAGCTGGTGGTGCGCAGCACGGGGAACCAGTCCAGCGGGGTCTTGCGCTCCATGGCCTTGGGCAACGCCTTGGTTGCCCTTTCCCCGGGCCAGGATGCCCAGGAGGGGGAGATGGTGGAGGTCATTCCCTTGACTTTTGTGCTCTAG
- a CDS encoding DEAD/DEAH box helicase, translated as MEFKDFPLKDEIKEALLRRGITAPTPIQAAALPLALEGKDLIGQARTGTGKTLAFALPIAQALEASKERGRPPRALVLTPTRELALQVASELAAVAPHLKVVTVYGGTGYGKQKEELARGADVVVATPGRALDYLRQGVLDLSQVRIAVLDEADEMLSMGFEEEVEAILAATPKDRQTLLFSATLPSWARKLAERYMKSPVVINVVREEGVTYQEEAIPAPNDRLGLLSDILFVKAPKRAIVFTRTKAETEEVATGLIRLGHAARAIHGDLSQSDRERVMKAFREGEVKVLVATDVAARGLDIPEVDLVVHYRLPDKPETYQHRSGRTGRAGRGGEVVILYGPREKRELSELERAVGRTFKRVNPPTPEEVLEAKWHHLLARLARVPERDYKLYQDFASRLFAEGRVEVVAALMALLLGGAPKEKSLLTGEEGWLTFKATGPRLTLPRLVALLKEVGLEVGKIAQGEEGFYVDLRPQDLPRLSEVQGVKLERAKRVEAIPEAYAGASRGSASRSRRPGRA; from the coding sequence ATGGAGTTCAAAGATTTTCCCCTGAAGGACGAGATCAAGGAAGCCCTTTTGCGCCGGGGCATCACCGCCCCCACCCCCATCCAGGCGGCGGCGTTGCCTTTGGCCCTCGAGGGCAAGGACCTCATCGGCCAGGCCCGCACGGGTACGGGCAAGACCCTGGCCTTCGCCCTGCCCATCGCCCAGGCCCTCGAGGCCTCCAAGGAGCGGGGCCGCCCCCCTAGGGCTTTGGTGCTCACCCCCACCCGGGAGCTGGCCCTGCAGGTGGCCTCGGAGCTGGCGGCGGTGGCCCCCCACCTCAAGGTGGTCACCGTGTACGGGGGCACGGGCTACGGGAAGCAAAAGGAGGAGCTGGCCCGGGGGGCCGATGTGGTGGTGGCCACCCCTGGGCGGGCCCTGGACTACTTGAGGCAAGGGGTTTTGGACCTTTCCCAGGTGCGGATCGCCGTCTTGGACGAGGCCGACGAGATGCTTTCCATGGGGTTTGAGGAGGAGGTGGAGGCCATCTTGGCCGCTACCCCCAAGGATCGCCAAACCCTCCTTTTCTCCGCCACCTTGCCCTCTTGGGCCAGGAAGCTGGCGGAGCGGTACATGAAAAGCCCTGTGGTCATCAACGTGGTGCGGGAGGAGGGGGTCACCTACCAGGAGGAGGCCATCCCTGCCCCCAACGACCGGCTTGGCCTCCTTTCCGACATCCTTTTTGTAAAGGCTCCGAAGCGGGCCATCGTTTTCACCCGCACTAAGGCCGAGACCGAGGAGGTGGCCACGGGTCTTATCCGCCTGGGCCATGCCGCCCGGGCCATCCACGGGGACCTTTCCCAAAGCGACCGGGAGAGGGTCATGAAGGCCTTCCGGGAAGGGGAGGTGAAGGTGCTGGTGGCCACGGATGTGGCGGCCAGGGGCTTGGACATCCCCGAGGTGGACCTGGTGGTGCACTACCGCCTGCCCGACAAGCCGGAAACCTACCAGCACCGCTCGGGGCGCACGGGGCGGGCGGGGCGGGGGGGTGAGGTGGTGATCCTCTATGGGCCTCGGGAAAAGCGGGAGCTTTCCGAGCTGGAAAGGGCGGTGGGCCGCACCTTCAAGCGGGTGAACCCTCCCACGCCCGAGGAGGTCCTCGAGGCCAAATGGCACCACCTCCTGGCCCGTCTGGCCCGGGTGCCGGAACGGGACTACAAGCTGTACCAGGACTTCGCCAGCCGTCTTTTTGCCGAGGGGCGGGTGGAGGTGGTGGCGGCCCTCATGGCGCTTCTTCTGGGTGGGGCGCCCAAGGAGAAGAGCCTCCTTACCGGGGAGGAGGGTTGGCTCACCTTCAAGGCCACGGGGCCCAGGCTCACCCTGCCCCGGCTGGTGGCCCTCCTTAAGGAGGTGGGCCTCGAGGTGGGTAAGATTGCCCAGGGGGAAGAGGGTTTCTACGTGGACCTCCGCCCCCAGGACCTACCGAGGCTTTCCGAGGTCCAGGGCGTGAAGCTGGAAAGGGCCAAGCGGGTGGAGGCTATCCCTGAGGCTTATGCTGGCGCTAGTCGGGGGAGCGCTTCCCGGAGCCGCCGTCCGGGTAGAGCCTGA
- a CDS encoding annexin VII gives MRHLTHQEAERKALKILVDGLGEGLVVEGEGGYYALYYFYSWYGRKAPDPEETPDWVEGPRPSPEGFRDPYDQARWLEDNGYTLFINESK, from the coding sequence ATGCGGCACCTAACCCACCAGGAGGCGGAGCGCAAGGCCCTTAAGATTTTGGTGGACGGGCTGGGGGAGGGTTTGGTGGTAGAGGGGGAGGGGGGGTACTACGCCCTCTACTACTTCTACAGCTGGTACGGGCGCAAGGCCCCCGACCCCGAGGAAACCCCCGACTGGGTGGAAGGACCTAGGCCCTCCCCCGAGGGGTTCCGCGACCCCTACGACCAAGCCCGCTGGTTGGAGGATAATGGGTATACGCTCTTCATCAACGAGTCCAAGTAG
- a CDS encoding HAD-IA family hydrolase → MDQGGKERLKRALEETPGAPNLTWEEIAEVHRYKTDLYLKLLREEGVTLRPGVRRLLGEAREAGVALGLCTTTSPENAEAFLEGTGLLGWFDLVLAGDVVPRKKPDPSIYLLAQERLGLAPEEALVVEDSRNGLLSAKGAGFPVLITPSLYTLDQDYREAEALLPHLGEPGDPAPVLQGPRARERVVVDLGYLEEVRRWWST, encoded by the coding sequence TTGGACCAGGGGGGCAAGGAGCGCCTTAAGCGGGCCTTGGAGGAAACCCCTGGAGCGCCCAACCTCACCTGGGAGGAGATCGCCGAGGTCCACCGGTACAAGACGGACCTTTACCTAAAGCTTTTGCGGGAGGAAGGGGTCACGCTTCGGCCTGGAGTGCGCCGGCTCCTTGGCGAAGCCCGGGAGGCGGGGGTAGCCTTGGGCCTTTGCACCACCACCAGCCCGGAAAACGCGGAGGCCTTCTTGGAGGGTACGGGGCTTTTGGGCTGGTTTGACCTGGTCCTGGCGGGGGATGTGGTCCCCAGGAAAAAGCCCGACCCGAGCATTTACCTCCTGGCCCAGGAGCGGCTGGGTTTGGCCCCTGAGGAGGCCCTAGTGGTGGAGGATTCCCGAAACGGCCTCCTAAGCGCCAAGGGGGCAGGTTTTCCGGTCCTCATCACCCCTAGCCTCTATACCCTGGACCAGGACTACCGGGAGGCCGAGGCCCTCCTTCCTCACCTGGGGGAGCCTGGGGATCCGGCCCCGGTGCTCCAAGGGCCGAGGGCCAGGGAGCGGGTGGTGGTGGATCTGGGTTATCTGGAGGAGGTACGGAGATGGTGGAGCACTTGA